From Glycine max cultivar Williams 82 chromosome 11, Glycine_max_v4.0, whole genome shotgun sequence, the proteins below share one genomic window:
- the LOC102659394 gene encoding uncharacterized protein: MQCYRTTNEEVIQLPVQDLIKSLQGPLVSKSSRSWITTPVIDYFHVLPYSEIISKWISREAFSISLQDSRVTEKNVKVDTPEATDFYVNKDTFTSLGSKPNSDNIDSQKQKENNGSCTPALSYYINEPMEMDVNENSIFKSQNKEKCQDIIASTVQVGVDQENNNPYLKYNSNGSASAVKALKVDSTRMLIAEGGVNNLASLHKNYAHRPNTSSEKGKLVSFTPTANHSNSDLEKLQILSDSKKILSQTALAALIRKRNELALQQRKIEDEIAVCDKKIQRMLTDGEDDFKLKIESIVEGCNDTWVRNQERMREQQSLPLKRKKLSEAVFLTQSPCQELDNTCHENNWVLPTYHLSHADGGFKANVTVKGVDFQCSFEGNVGSNPSEARESAAALMLTNLKEKIVQ, encoded by the exons ATGCAGTGCTACCGGACGACCAATGAAGAAGTTATTCAACTTCCTGTCCAAGATCTAATTAAAAG CTTGCAGGGTCCTTTGGTCAGTAAGAGCTCTAGAAGTTGGATTACCACTCCAGTAATTGATTACTTCCATGTGCTTCCATACTCTGAAATAATCTCAAAGTGGATTTCTAG AGAAGCATTCTCAATTAGTTTGCAAGATTCAAGGGTAACAGAGAAAAACGTGAAGGTGGACACCCCTGAAGCAACAGACTTCTATGTAAATAAGGACACATTTACTTCTCTTGGTAGTAAGCCAAACAGTGATAATATTGATTCCCAGAAGCAGAAAGAGAACAATGGAAGTTGTACACCTGCATTATCTTATTATATCAATGAGCCCATGGAAATGGATGTGAatgaaaattcaattttcaaatctcaaaataaagaaaaatgccAGGATATTATTGCCAGTACTGTACAAGTTGGTGTAGATCAAGAAAATAACAATCCATATCTGAAGTATAATTCTAATGGCTCTGCAAGTGCTGTTAAG GCTTTAAAGGTTGATTCGACAAGGATGCTCATTGCTGAAGGTGGAGTCAACAATCTTGCTTCTTTGCACAAGAATTATGCCCATAGGCCCAATACCTCATCTGAAAAAGGCAAACTTGTTAGCTTTACTCCGACTGCAAATCATTCTAACTCAGATCTAGAGAAGCTCCAAATTCTTTCAGATTCGAAAAAGATATTATCTCAAACTGCCCTAGCTGCTTTGATACGAAAGAGGAATGAATTG GCCCTTCAGCAGCGCAAAATAGAGGATGAGATTGCTGTTTGTGATAAGAAAATTCAGAGAATGCTAACTG ATGGGGAAGACGACTTCAAATTGAAGATTGAATCAATTGTGGAAGGCTGTAATGATACATGGGTAAGAAATCAAGAAAGGATGCGTGAACAACAGAGCTTACCTCTTAAGAGGAAAAAATTGTCAGAGGCTGTCTTTTTAACACAAAGTCCATGCCAG GAACTAGACAATACATGTCACGAAAACAATTGGGTCCTACCAACTTATCATTTATCCCATGCAGATG GTGGATTCAAAGCCAATGTAACTGTTAAAGGAGTGGACTTTCAGTGTTCATTTGAGGGTAACGTGGGTTCCAATCCTTCTGAAGCAAGAGAATCAGCTGCAGCTTTGATGTTGActaatttaaaggaaaaaatagtcCAGTGA
- the LOC100817864 gene encoding 50S ribosomal protein L27 — protein MNFAASLCRRLNIKELVTYVPVYRSTSGVSGEGLNLAFRRWASKKTAGSTKNGRDSKPKNLGVKKFGGERVIPGNIIVRQRGTRFHPGNYVGLGKDHSLFALKEGWVKFERNKLTGRKWVHIEPKEGHVLHPLYAADGSASELKVAV, from the exons ATGAATTTTGCAGCATCATTGTGCAGAAGATTGAATATCAAGGAACTTGTGACATATGTTCCTGTGTATAGAAGCACCAGTG gtgttTCTGGAGAAGGTTTGAATTTGGCGTTCAGGCGTTGGGCTTCCAAAAAGACTGCTGGTTCCACAAAGAATGGACGGGATTCAAAACCCAAGAACCTTGGAGTGAAGAAATTTGGTGGGGAG AGGGTGATACCTGGAAATATCATTGTTCGACAGCGTGGCACTCGTTTTCATCCAGGAAACTATGTTGGACTTGGGAAAGATCATTCTCTGTTTGCATTGAAAGAGGGATGGGTGAAGTTTGAACGGAACAAGTTGACTGGTCGCAAGTGGGTGCATATTGAGCCTAAGGAAGGTCATGTTCTCCACCCTCTGTATGCAGCAGATGGTTCTGCATCTGAACTCAAAGTTGCTGTCTAA
- the LOC100783127 gene encoding ATPase family AAA domain-containing protein At1g05910 isoform X2, whose protein sequence is MYPKQSGQDGPDSRQVRSSDRIKTRPNVYGRPYLYYNQNHRHTRKSKIKTRTAASQIAKMLRPGNRKSKDSNTNSGSANLRRSTRKRRLNVNLEDFTDSSGAQDEDLMRPPTYSSLRNRMKNSVRRDGLMSNKRKRAAETKQTPRREGLRPRRSKGAAIERLILESDDEQDLSEEKVDEDETENGNDADDGQNEIEGDAEEEDEDEDEGDEDGDDEEGEEEQDGRRRYDLRNRSDVRRFSMEEGKARPRSPRRVLHQGMGTKVNRDVRKGGSRVHKRHRLARPEDSDDSLLVDELDQGQAIPWGRGGNRSGPPWLFGGLEMHGTTAFGLNLAASGWGHQGDAVATLTSGIQTAGPSSKGGADIQPLQVDESVSFDDIGGLSEYIDALKEMVFFPLLYPDFFASYHITPPRGVLLCGPPGTGKTLIARALACAASKAGQKVSFYMRKGADVLSKWVGEAERQLKLLFEEAQRNQPSIIFFDEIDGLAPVRSSKQEQIHNSIVSTLLALMDGLDSRGQVVLIGATNRIDAIDGALRRPGRFDREFNFPLPGCEARGEILDIHTRKWKHPPPNELKKELAASCVGYCGADLKALCTEAAIRAFRQKYPQVYTSDDKFVIDVDSVKVEKTHFIEAMSTITPAAHRGAIVYSRPLSLVVQPCLQRHLEKAMCSISDIFPPASITSELTKLSMLSYGSAIPLVYRPRLLLCGGEGTGLDHLGPAVLHELEKFPVHSLGLPSLLSDPSAKTPEEALVHIFGESRRTTPSILYLPQFDVWWETAHEQLRAVLLTLLEELPSDLPILLLGTSSVALSEVEEVPTSIFPHRSVYEVNMPCAKDRTLFFNVLIEAAMSILLEGINKKSQDTGCLPELPKAPKLASGPKVSELKAKVEAEQHALRRLRMCLRDVCNRILYDKRFNAFHYPVTDEDAPNYRSIIQNPMDVATILHHVDNGDYITSAAFLQDINLIVSNAKAYNGEDYNGARIVSRACELRDAVHGMLSQMDPALVAYCEKIASQGGPVQLSDELGDSTFPATPVVLLGQSTRMSARLRHVQPEVNMNQSYEVLKRTKKIAEVHAEDKSQEDSVPPKSSQEHQANDTNSERLENVSIEGDLHGTCTNNLADGNSPDDVTMLDGEFSGEVESVKQLFVKRSENYSIPQLERLYTRVMKGVFETKNKGVNGDLKSSVLKFLLNFVEDDANF, encoded by the exons ATGTATCCAAAACAGTCAGGCCAAGATGGCCCTGATTCCAGACAGGTACGCTCAAGTGATAGGATCAAGACAAGGCCAAACGTTTATGGCCGGCCATATTTGTATTACAACCAAAATCATAGGCACACCAGGAAAAGCAAGATCAAGACAAGGACAGCAGCTTCACAGATTGCTAAGATGTTGCGTCCAGGGAATCGAAAATCAAAAGATTCTAATACTAAT TCTGGCTCTGCCAACCTTCGACGTTCAACAAGGAAGAGAAGGCTTAATGTAAATCTTGAAGATTTTACAGACAGCTCTGGAGCTCAAGATGAAGACTTAATG AGACCACCTACATATTCATCATTGAGAAACCGGATGAAAAATAGTGTCAGACGGGATGGTTTGATGTCTAATAAGCGCAAAAGAGCAGCGGAGACTAAACAAACACCTCGACGTGAAGGTCTACGTCCTCGCCGTTCAAAGGGTGCTGCAATAGAACGATTAATTTTAGAATCAGATGATGAGCAAGACCTTTCAGAGGAAAAGGTTGATGAGGATGAAACAGAAAATGGAAATGATGCAGATGATGGCCAAAATGAGATTGAGGGGGACGCtgaggaggaagatgaagatgagGACGAAGGTGATGAAGATGGTGATGATGAAGAGGGTGAAGAAGAGCAGGATGGAAGAAGGCGCTATGATCTTCGAAATCGTTCAGATGTCCGCAGGTTCTCTATGGAGGAAGGGAAGGCCCGGCCAAGATCTCCAAGAAGAGTGTTACATCAAGGTATGGGAACTAAGGTCAACAGAGATGTAAGGAAAGGTGGATCACGAGTTCATAAGCGTCATCGTTTAGCGAGGCCTGAAGATTCTGATGACTCCCTTCTTGTGGATGAGCTGGACCAAGGCCAAGCTATTCCATGGGGGCGAGGTGGCAACAGATCTGGTCCGCCTTGGCTATTTGGGGGCTTAGAGATGCATGGAACAACAGCTTTTGGATTAAATCTTGCTGCATCAGGTTGGGGTCATCAGGGTGATGCTGTGGCTACTCTAACTTCGGGGATTCAAACTGCTGGACCAAGCTCTAAGGGAGGGGCAGATATCCAACCCTTACAGGTTGATGAGAGTGTTAGTTTTGATGATATAGGTGGGCTCTCTGAATACATTGATGCTCTTAAGGAAATGGTTTTCTTTCCATTATTGTATCCAGATTTTTTTGCAAGTTACCACATAACTCCACCTAGGGGGGTATTGTTATGTGGGCCCCCTGGCACAGGGAAAACGTTAATTGCAAGAGCTTTGGCTTGTGCTGCTTCTAAAGCAGGCCAGAAGGTTAGCTTTTATATGCGCAAAGGAGCAGATGTGTTAAGCAAGTGGGTTGGTGAGGCTGAAAGACAATTGAAACTACTCTTTGAGGAAGCACAAAGGAATCAACCTTCTATTATCTTTTTTGATGAAATAGATGGACTTGCACCTGTGAGGTCTAGCAAGCAAGAACAAATTCACAATTCCATTGTGTCTACTTTGCTTGCTTTGATGGATGGCCTTGACTCTCGTGGGCAAGTTGTTTTAATTGGAGCTACTAACAGGATTGATGCTATTGATGGAGCCTTACGGCGCCCTGGTAGATTTGACCGTGAGTTTAACTTTCCTCTGCCTGGTTGTGAGGCACGTGGTGAGATATTAGACATTCACACTCGTAAGTGGAAGCATCCTCCTCCAAATGAGCTGAAAAAGGAACTTGCAGCTAGTTGTGTAGGTTACTGTGGTGCTGACCTGAAGGCTCTTTGTACTGAAGCTGCCATCCGTGCATTCCGTCAAAAATATCCACAGGTTTATACTAGTGATGACAAATTTGTCATTGATGTTGATTCTGTCAAGGTAGAAAAGACTCATTTTATTGAAGCCATGTCTACCATTACTCCTGCTGCTCATAGGGGAGCTATTGTGTACTCTAGGCCTTTGTCTCTAGTAGTTCAACCATGTCTTCAGAGACATTTAGAGAAAGCCATGTGTAGTATATCTGATATTTTCCCTCCAGCTTCAATTACATCAGAGTTGACCAAACTTTCGATGCTCTCCTACGGGTCTGCAATTCCACTTGTGTATCGGCCTAGGCTTCTGCTTTGTGGTGGTGAAGGTACAGGGCTG GATCATCTTGGCCCTGCGGTTTTACATGAGCTGGAAAAATTTCCCGTACATTCATTAGGACTTCCATCTCTTCTGTCAGATCCTAGTGCAAAGACACCAGAGGAGGCATTGGTACATATATTTGGTGAATCTAGAAGAACAACACCATCAATTCTCTATTTACCACAATTTGATGTTTGGTGGGAGACT GCTCATGAACAGCTCCGGGCTGTTCTCCTGACTTTGCTAGAAGAATTACCATCTGACTTGCCTATCTTACTGCTTGGTACATCCTCAGTTGCACTTTCTGAAGTTGAGGAAGTGCCTACTTCCATTTTCCCTCATCGCTCAGT TTATGAAGTGAATATGCCATGTGCCAAAGATAGGACTTTgtttttcaatgttttgataGAAGCTGCTATGTCAATATTGTTGGAGGGAATCAACAAGAAATCTCAAGACACCGGATGTCTCCCAGAACTTCCCAAGGCACCGAAATTGGCTAGTGGTCCAAAAGTATCTGAGCTAAAAGCAAAGGTGGAAGCTGAGCAACATGCACTTCGTAGATTGCGAATGTGCCTTAGAGATGTTTGCAACCG GATTCTGTATGACAAACGATTTAATGCCTTCCATTATCCAGTGACAGATGAAGATGCACCAAATTATCGTTCAATTATACAGAACCCAATGGACGTGGCTACCATCCTGCATCATGTTGATAATGGTGACTATATTACAAGTGCTGCATTCCTGCAGGACATCAATCTCATTGTTTCCAATGCAAAG GCTTACAATGGAGAGGACTACAATGGTGCTAGGATTGTTAGTAGAGCTTGCGAGCTCCGTGATGCG GTGCATGGGATGCTCTCACAGATGGATCCAGCACTGGTTGCATATTGTGAAAAGATTGCTAGCCAAGGTGGCCCAGTTCAGTTGTCTGATGAATTAGGGGATTCTACATTCCCTGCTACTCCTGTTGTGCTGCTGGGTCAAAGTACTAGAATGAGTGCTCGACTTCGCCATGTCCAACCAGAAGTTAATATGAATCAGAGTTACGAAGTATTGAAGCGAACTAAGAAGATCGCTGAAGTGCATGCAG AAGACAAGTCACAAGAAGATTCGGTACCCCCAAAGTCTTCCCAGGAGCATCAAGCCAATGACACAAATTCTGAAAGGCTGGAAAATGTGTCAATTGAAGGAGATTTGCATGGAACTTGTACAAATAACCTTGCTGATGGCAACAGTCCTGATGATGTCACAATGCTAGATGGTGAATTTTCAGGAGAAGTAGAGTCTGTCAAGCAGCTTTTTGTGAAGCGTAGTGAAAATTACAGCATTCCACAACTTGAAAGGCTTTACACGAGAGTTATGAAGGGCGTgtttgaaaccaaaaataaaggaGTGAATGGGGATCTTAAGTCTTCGGTTTTGaagtttttgttgaattttgtaGAGGATGATGCAAATTTCTAA
- the LOC100783127 gene encoding ATPase family AAA domain-containing protein At1g05910 isoform X1 → MYPKQSGQDGPDSRQVRSSDRIKTRPNVYGRPYLYYNQNHRHTRKSKIKTRTAASQIAKMLRPGNRKSKDSNTNSGSANLRRSTRKRRLNVNLEDFTDSSGAQDEDLMRPPTYSSLRNRMKNSVRRDGLMSNKRKRAAETKQTPRREGLRPRRSKGAAIERLILESDDEQDLSEEKVDEDETENGNDADDGQNEIEGDAEEEDEDEDEGDEDGDDEEGEEEQDGRRRYDLRNRSDVRRFSMEEGKARPRSPRRVLHQGMGTKVNRDVRKGGSRVHKRHRLARPEDSDDSLLVDELDQGQAIPWGRGGNRSGPPWLFGGLEMHGTTAFGLNLAASGWGHQGDAVATLTSGIQTAGPSSKGGADIQPLQVDESVSFDDIGGLSEYIDALKEMVFFPLLYPDFFASYHITPPRGVLLCGPPGTGKTLIARALACAASKAGQKVSFYMRKGADVLSKWVGEAERQLKLLFEEAQRNQPSIIFFDEIDGLAPVRSSKQEQIHNSIVSTLLALMDGLDSRGQVVLIGATNRIDAIDGALRRPGRFDREFNFPLPGCEARGEILDIHTRKWKHPPPNELKKELAASCVGYCGADLKALCTEAAIRAFRQKYPQVYTSDDKFVIDVDSVKVEKTHFIEAMSTITPAAHRGAIVYSRPLSLVVQPCLQRHLEKAMCSISDIFPPASITSELTKLSMLSYGSAIPLVYRPRLLLCGGEGTGLDHLGPAVLHELEKFPVHSLGLPSLLSDPSAKTPEEALVHIFGESRRTTPSILYLPQFDVWWETAHEQLRAVLLTLLEELPSDLPILLLGTSSVALSEVEEVPTSIFPHRSVYEVNMPCAKDRTLFFNVLIEAAMSILLEGINKKSQDTGCLPELPKAPKLASGPKVSELKAKVEAEQHALRRLRMCLRDVCNRILYDKRFNAFHYPVTDEDAPNYRSIIQNPMDVATILHHVDNGDYITSAAFLQDINLIVSNAKAYNGEDYNGARIVSRACELRDAVHGMLSQMDPALVAYCEKIASQGGPVQLSDELGDSTFPATPVVLLGQSTRMSARLRHVQPEVNMNQSYEVLKRTKKIAEVHAAEDKSQEDSVPPKSSQEHQANDTNSERLENVSIEGDLHGTCTNNLADGNSPDDVTMLDGEFSGEVESVKQLFVKRSENYSIPQLERLYTRVMKGVFETKNKGVNGDLKSSVLKFLLNFVEDDANF, encoded by the exons ATGTATCCAAAACAGTCAGGCCAAGATGGCCCTGATTCCAGACAGGTACGCTCAAGTGATAGGATCAAGACAAGGCCAAACGTTTATGGCCGGCCATATTTGTATTACAACCAAAATCATAGGCACACCAGGAAAAGCAAGATCAAGACAAGGACAGCAGCTTCACAGATTGCTAAGATGTTGCGTCCAGGGAATCGAAAATCAAAAGATTCTAATACTAAT TCTGGCTCTGCCAACCTTCGACGTTCAACAAGGAAGAGAAGGCTTAATGTAAATCTTGAAGATTTTACAGACAGCTCTGGAGCTCAAGATGAAGACTTAATG AGACCACCTACATATTCATCATTGAGAAACCGGATGAAAAATAGTGTCAGACGGGATGGTTTGATGTCTAATAAGCGCAAAAGAGCAGCGGAGACTAAACAAACACCTCGACGTGAAGGTCTACGTCCTCGCCGTTCAAAGGGTGCTGCAATAGAACGATTAATTTTAGAATCAGATGATGAGCAAGACCTTTCAGAGGAAAAGGTTGATGAGGATGAAACAGAAAATGGAAATGATGCAGATGATGGCCAAAATGAGATTGAGGGGGACGCtgaggaggaagatgaagatgagGACGAAGGTGATGAAGATGGTGATGATGAAGAGGGTGAAGAAGAGCAGGATGGAAGAAGGCGCTATGATCTTCGAAATCGTTCAGATGTCCGCAGGTTCTCTATGGAGGAAGGGAAGGCCCGGCCAAGATCTCCAAGAAGAGTGTTACATCAAGGTATGGGAACTAAGGTCAACAGAGATGTAAGGAAAGGTGGATCACGAGTTCATAAGCGTCATCGTTTAGCGAGGCCTGAAGATTCTGATGACTCCCTTCTTGTGGATGAGCTGGACCAAGGCCAAGCTATTCCATGGGGGCGAGGTGGCAACAGATCTGGTCCGCCTTGGCTATTTGGGGGCTTAGAGATGCATGGAACAACAGCTTTTGGATTAAATCTTGCTGCATCAGGTTGGGGTCATCAGGGTGATGCTGTGGCTACTCTAACTTCGGGGATTCAAACTGCTGGACCAAGCTCTAAGGGAGGGGCAGATATCCAACCCTTACAGGTTGATGAGAGTGTTAGTTTTGATGATATAGGTGGGCTCTCTGAATACATTGATGCTCTTAAGGAAATGGTTTTCTTTCCATTATTGTATCCAGATTTTTTTGCAAGTTACCACATAACTCCACCTAGGGGGGTATTGTTATGTGGGCCCCCTGGCACAGGGAAAACGTTAATTGCAAGAGCTTTGGCTTGTGCTGCTTCTAAAGCAGGCCAGAAGGTTAGCTTTTATATGCGCAAAGGAGCAGATGTGTTAAGCAAGTGGGTTGGTGAGGCTGAAAGACAATTGAAACTACTCTTTGAGGAAGCACAAAGGAATCAACCTTCTATTATCTTTTTTGATGAAATAGATGGACTTGCACCTGTGAGGTCTAGCAAGCAAGAACAAATTCACAATTCCATTGTGTCTACTTTGCTTGCTTTGATGGATGGCCTTGACTCTCGTGGGCAAGTTGTTTTAATTGGAGCTACTAACAGGATTGATGCTATTGATGGAGCCTTACGGCGCCCTGGTAGATTTGACCGTGAGTTTAACTTTCCTCTGCCTGGTTGTGAGGCACGTGGTGAGATATTAGACATTCACACTCGTAAGTGGAAGCATCCTCCTCCAAATGAGCTGAAAAAGGAACTTGCAGCTAGTTGTGTAGGTTACTGTGGTGCTGACCTGAAGGCTCTTTGTACTGAAGCTGCCATCCGTGCATTCCGTCAAAAATATCCACAGGTTTATACTAGTGATGACAAATTTGTCATTGATGTTGATTCTGTCAAGGTAGAAAAGACTCATTTTATTGAAGCCATGTCTACCATTACTCCTGCTGCTCATAGGGGAGCTATTGTGTACTCTAGGCCTTTGTCTCTAGTAGTTCAACCATGTCTTCAGAGACATTTAGAGAAAGCCATGTGTAGTATATCTGATATTTTCCCTCCAGCTTCAATTACATCAGAGTTGACCAAACTTTCGATGCTCTCCTACGGGTCTGCAATTCCACTTGTGTATCGGCCTAGGCTTCTGCTTTGTGGTGGTGAAGGTACAGGGCTG GATCATCTTGGCCCTGCGGTTTTACATGAGCTGGAAAAATTTCCCGTACATTCATTAGGACTTCCATCTCTTCTGTCAGATCCTAGTGCAAAGACACCAGAGGAGGCATTGGTACATATATTTGGTGAATCTAGAAGAACAACACCATCAATTCTCTATTTACCACAATTTGATGTTTGGTGGGAGACT GCTCATGAACAGCTCCGGGCTGTTCTCCTGACTTTGCTAGAAGAATTACCATCTGACTTGCCTATCTTACTGCTTGGTACATCCTCAGTTGCACTTTCTGAAGTTGAGGAAGTGCCTACTTCCATTTTCCCTCATCGCTCAGT TTATGAAGTGAATATGCCATGTGCCAAAGATAGGACTTTgtttttcaatgttttgataGAAGCTGCTATGTCAATATTGTTGGAGGGAATCAACAAGAAATCTCAAGACACCGGATGTCTCCCAGAACTTCCCAAGGCACCGAAATTGGCTAGTGGTCCAAAAGTATCTGAGCTAAAAGCAAAGGTGGAAGCTGAGCAACATGCACTTCGTAGATTGCGAATGTGCCTTAGAGATGTTTGCAACCG GATTCTGTATGACAAACGATTTAATGCCTTCCATTATCCAGTGACAGATGAAGATGCACCAAATTATCGTTCAATTATACAGAACCCAATGGACGTGGCTACCATCCTGCATCATGTTGATAATGGTGACTATATTACAAGTGCTGCATTCCTGCAGGACATCAATCTCATTGTTTCCAATGCAAAG GCTTACAATGGAGAGGACTACAATGGTGCTAGGATTGTTAGTAGAGCTTGCGAGCTCCGTGATGCG GTGCATGGGATGCTCTCACAGATGGATCCAGCACTGGTTGCATATTGTGAAAAGATTGCTAGCCAAGGTGGCCCAGTTCAGTTGTCTGATGAATTAGGGGATTCTACATTCCCTGCTACTCCTGTTGTGCTGCTGGGTCAAAGTACTAGAATGAGTGCTCGACTTCGCCATGTCCAACCAGAAGTTAATATGAATCAGAGTTACGAAGTATTGAAGCGAACTAAGAAGATCGCTGAAGTGCATGCAG CAGAAGACAAGTCACAAGAAGATTCGGTACCCCCAAAGTCTTCCCAGGAGCATCAAGCCAATGACACAAATTCTGAAAGGCTGGAAAATGTGTCAATTGAAGGAGATTTGCATGGAACTTGTACAAATAACCTTGCTGATGGCAACAGTCCTGATGATGTCACAATGCTAGATGGTGAATTTTCAGGAGAAGTAGAGTCTGTCAAGCAGCTTTTTGTGAAGCGTAGTGAAAATTACAGCATTCCACAACTTGAAAGGCTTTACACGAGAGTTATGAAGGGCGTgtttgaaaccaaaaataaaggaGTGAATGGGGATCTTAAGTCTTCGGTTTTGaagtttttgttgaattttgtaGAGGATGATGCAAATTTCTAA